GCTCACAGAAACTCAaacaaaaattacaaaaaaaaacaataaaatgaCATTCTTAATGAACTTTAATACCCAAACTTGCgtgaaaaatattacttaactaTAAAGATGAACTTCACGGATTTCAGATATCAAATGAGacatcaaaaaaaaatgaactcATAAATTATTCTTCTCATGATCTCATGGCTTTGGAAGACTTGCACCACTACAAGGTCCACAACCACCACCCAACCCCCCTCCACCACCAAGTCCACCAACACCACCACCCAACCCACCCAATCCACCAAGTCCACCAGCACCACCCCCCAACCCACCCAATCCACCAAGTCCACCAGCACCACCACCCAACCCACCTAATCCACCATCACCACCCCCTACCCCACCAAGTCCTCCTACCCCACCAAGCCCTCCTACCCCACCAAGTCCACCAGCACCACCTACCCCACCCCCAACACCACCAATAGGCAATCCATTACTTCCAACACCACTAAATCCTCCAACACCACCAAACCCCACAAAATTCTTTTGATCAACAAGTCCTTTCTCACTAGGCACTTCTCTAGCTCTTGTGGTACAAACATTATTAATTGCTAATAagccaagaaaaataaaaaccatAGACAACTTATTAGCCATATCTTTTATGTATCTTTTTTCCTAACAAACaaaaactctcttcttctttttt
This Solanum dulcamara chromosome 8, daSolDulc1.2, whole genome shotgun sequence DNA region includes the following protein-coding sequences:
- the LOC129898858 gene encoding glycine-rich protein 5-like; amino-acid sequence: MANKLSMVFIFLGLLAINNVCTTRAREVPSEKGLVDQKNFVGFGGVGGFSGVGSNGLPIGGVGGGVGGAGGLGGVGGLGGVGGLGGVGGGDGGLGGLGGGAGGLGGLGGLGGGAGGLGGLGGLGGGVGGLGGGGGLGGGCGPCSGASLPKP